The following coding sequences are from one Paenibacillus sp. JDR-2 window:
- a CDS encoding DUF1904 family protein, which translates to MPQLLFRGVPADRLTTVSLALAEDLASICECGTDNFTMECLHTTAIFGGLAEGLSYPFVEVGWFERGQAVRDRFAQAVTAHLARIGIAEVEVAFRTYREDNYYINGKPCS; encoded by the coding sequence ATGCCACAGCTTTTGTTTCGCGGGGTACCCGCAGATCGTCTGACAACGGTTAGCCTGGCGCTGGCCGAAGATCTGGCCTCCATTTGCGAATGCGGCACGGATAACTTCACGATGGAATGCCTTCATACGACGGCCATCTTTGGCGGCCTTGCGGAAGGACTATCGTATCCGTTCGTTGAGGTAGGCTGGTTCGAGCGCGGACAAGCGGTCCGTGACCGATTCGCCCAAGCTGTTACCGCGCATCTCGCCCGGATCGGCATCGCTGAAGTAGAGGTCGCTTTCCGTACGTACCGGGAAGACAACTATTACATAAACGGCAAACCGTGCAGCTAA
- a CDS encoding GNAT family N-acetyltransferase — protein MSSAPVVLWDGKEHDPLYIEHSYHEGILPEGGVKEQFRIQTIRLKTTEEIVGFLSVYHSYPHPDSLYLAMMCISGDFQNQGYGQEVMKHFLLEIGLLGYSEVRVNVSLRNWAGLRFWTKSGFNRISGIFGDKEFAEGKFADIELINRW, from the coding sequence ATGTCAAGCGCTCCGGTCGTCTTGTGGGACGGGAAAGAGCATGATCCTCTTTATATCGAGCATTCCTATCATGAAGGCATACTGCCGGAAGGCGGCGTGAAGGAACAGTTTCGGATTCAGACTATCAGGCTGAAAACAACGGAGGAAATCGTTGGCTTCCTCAGCGTGTATCATAGCTACCCTCATCCGGATTCGCTGTATTTGGCGATGATGTGCATTAGCGGGGACTTCCAGAATCAAGGCTACGGCCAGGAAGTCATGAAGCATTTTCTGCTGGAGATCGGTCTGCTTGGTTATTCCGAAGTCAGGGTTAACGTCTCTCTGCGCAATTGGGCTGGACTACGTTTTTGGACGAAGTCCGGGTTCAACCGCATCAGCGGTATTTTTGGCGATAAGGAGTTCGCTGAGGGCAAATTTGCGGACATCGAGCTGATTAATCGCTGGTAA
- a CDS encoding Fur family transcriptional regulator, which translates to MEEQMETINRQLRTKGYKLTPQRAATVRVLLENEKDHLSAEDVYMLLKRSNPDIGLATVYRSLELLSELHIVEKVNFGDGATRYDLRSNDQEHHHHHLICTECGTVEEIMDDWLLPMENRIAKEFGFKVLDHRLDFHGICKACKSKATDNDHKAVS; encoded by the coding sequence ATCGAAGAACAAATGGAAACGATCAACCGTCAGTTAAGAACAAAAGGCTACAAATTAACGCCGCAGCGCGCAGCGACCGTTCGCGTATTGCTGGAGAACGAAAAGGATCATCTCAGCGCGGAGGATGTTTACATGCTGCTGAAGCGCAGCAATCCGGATATCGGTCTGGCAACGGTCTATCGTTCGCTGGAGCTGCTGAGCGAGCTGCATATCGTCGAGAAAGTGAATTTCGGCGACGGCGCAACGCGTTACGATTTGCGGAGCAACGATCAGGAGCATCACCATCATCATCTGATTTGTACCGAATGCGGTACGGTCGAGGAGATCATGGATGACTGGCTGCTTCCGATGGAGAATCGGATTGCGAAGGAATTTGGATTCAAGGTATTGGACCATCGCCTTGATTTCCACGGAATCTGCAAAGCCTGCAAAAGCAAAGCAACGGATAACGACCATAAAGCCGTATCTTAA